Part of the Candidatus Cybelea sp. genome is shown below.
TGCCCGAACCGCCGAGATCCGTAAACTCCACGACAGCGGGTTGGCTCGAAGCGTTGAAACCGACGGCGTACACGTTGTTATGCGCATCGACCCCGACTCCGTCCACGCTGCTGATGGTGGAGTTGGTCAAGTGGGAGCTCGCGGTGGTTGCACCCGGCTTAAAGACGTCGACGCCGCTCGCATCGCACGCGAGAACGTCGCCGTTGTCGGCCACGGCGACATCGTCCGGACCGTACGGCTCAGTCAACGTGAGCGACGGGCTGGTCTTTCCCTTGTGATAGATGGTTACGGTATCGCCCGACAGATTCGAGACGTAGAGGCTGCCGTTCTTATCGGTCGCGATACCCTCGGGCTGGTTGAGACCGTCGGTGATCTGCCCGACGAGATCGTACTGGGGGACGGAGAAGATGTCGATCACGTTGTCGGCTTCGTTCGAAGCGTACAGCAGCTTGCTCTTCGAATGCTTCGGCGACAGCCAACCGTGAATCGAGGCGAGATGGCGCGGCGTAACGCCGTTGGGTCCGACCCCGTTGTGTGCGGCTCCCGCTTGCGCAGGGAGTCCGGGATTAACGTTGCTCGTGGTCGTTCCTTGCGAGCACGCCGTTAAAAGCAGTGCGGCCGCGCCGACACCCCAAAGGGCTGATAAAGTCTTCATCAATGTTTCCTCAAAGTGCTAAAAGTGGCAAAGGGAAGAATACAGCCGTTTGCGTTAGTTAGCGAAAAGGAAGACGCCTGCCGGTGTCACCCTGAGCCTGTCGAAGGGCGTCGAAGGGCGACCTACTCGCCGGCGATACCGTCGAGCTCGGCGATGTCGTCTGCCGACAGCTTGATTTCCCCAGCGTCGAGGTTTTCGCGCAGGTGCGCGAGCGACGACGTTCCCGGAATCAGCAGAATGTTCGGCGATCGCTGCAGCAGCCACGCCAGGGCGACCTGCATCGGCGTCGCACCGATTCGCTCCGCTACATCGGAGAGCGTCGACGACTGCAGCGGCGTGAATCCACCCAGCGGAAAGAACGGCACGTAGGCGATGCCGTCTTCAGCAAGCGCATCGATTATCGCATCGTCCTCGCGATGGGCGAGATTGTAATTGTTCTGCACGCAGACGATCTCCGCCATCCTGCGCCCCTGCTCGATTTGCGCGGCGGTGACGTTGCTCAAGCCGATATGCCGGATCAGCCCCGCCGCCTGAAGTTCGAGCAGCGCCGTCAGCGGCTCTTCGATCGAGGCTTCGCTCGGGCCATGGCCTCTGCCCATGATTCGCAGGTTGACGACTTCCAGCACGTCGAGTTCGAGATTGCGCAGGTTGTCGTGCACGGCGCTGGTGAGTCCGGCGGGCGTCATCGCCGGGAGCCACGACCCGTCCTCGCCGCGACGGCCGCCGATCTTGGTGACGATCGTCAGATCCTCAGGGTACGGATGCAGCGCTTCGCGGATCAGCTGATTGGTGACGTGCGGGCCGTAGTAGTCGCTGGTGTCGATATGGTTGACGCCGCTCGCGACGGCTTCGCGCAGCACGGCCAGTGCGTCGTCGGAATCGCTCGGCGACCCGAACACGCCCGGCCCGGCAAGCTGCATCGCGCCGTAACCCAGCCGCTTCACGGAGCGGCCGCCGAGTCGGAACGAACCAACGGCGCCGTGTCTTCTCATATCCACCGAGTACCTTGCGGCGCGCCTTCGCTCCTAGCCGGCGTGCGCCTGATAGTAGAGGCTTAAGGCGCGTATGGAAAACGCGCTCGGATACGATGAACGCATATGGGCGGCCGCGCTCGCCGGTACGTTGCCGTGGTGTCTTTTGGCGCCGGGAATAAGCCCTGCCGGCACCCCCTGAGGCGTCACCCGAACCCTCGAGAGCGCCGAGGGCGCTGCGTTGGCCGAGGTCTCGGCATAGGAGCGGCTGGCGATCGAGGCGCTAGCTAAGGCGAAAAGCTGAAGAGAACCAGGCAGCAGAGTCAATAGCAGTGGGTGCACGAGGCAGCAGCGCTCTCTTCACGACACGGCCCTTGGGGTTGTTCGCTAAAGGCATGGAGCCATCGGCCGCACGACTTTGCAGAGGCTCTTGGGCGCCGCGTGAAGCACGGCCTGTGGGGGCGCCGAAACGATAGCCCTAGGGCATCGAAGCCAGGGGCGGGTTCGTTGCTGAAGATGATCCGCGCCTTCGCTGGCCGGCGCGTGGTTGAGCAGCTAGAACGGATCAGGCGGCGTTACGGCGAGGGCGATAAGGAGCGCCAAGAACATAGTAAGCATTCTCATTCCCTTTCAAATCGGTAGAGGCCCTTAAGATTTTGCCAGAGCGCCGCCGAGCCCCTCGCCAGCCCCACGAGTACCGTCCCCGGCCTCGAACCTCTCTATGACGAGAGCACATCCCGAAAGCAGCCTCGGCACAACTCGATGGACATCGGCATGTCTGCGCCCCTATTCCTTATGCGGCGCAGGTAGTTTGCTTCTGAAGCCGGCGCGGTGAGTCGCCTCTCACAAGAGGCGCATTCCACCGCTTCGCCCCTCCGGGTAAGTCTTCGCCGCAGAAAGGAGTAGTTGTCCGCAATCTGACTTGGTGTCATAGCCCTAAATGGAGCATAGCACCCCGTGGTCGTCAAGGAAGCAGCCAATGCGTGATCCGCACGATGGAATTTTGCCTGCGATAATACAGATGCGGCCAAAACGTCCGGGTCGCCATCGATCTGCGTCTTCCCGGTCCCCGACCAAGGGTCGGGAACGTCCGGGGATACCCGTCCTCGCAAACCTCTGTCCACCCGGAGGAGAGTCTGCGGTTATATCCGGATAAGCGCTTGCCTACTGCTGGACCATCCTGAGGAGCCGCTTGATGCTGAAATTATTAAACTTAGAGCCCATTCTTGTTAGCGTTAAAGAATCCGTGGGAGTCGCACCGACGCTGAATGAACACGATCACCATACGGTGGAAGCACTTGGGCGATCCGTTCTGATCGCGAATGCGCAGAATGGCGATTGGCTTTGTAAGGACGTAACAAAGCCTCACTGGCATCAGGACGATAACAAACTTTACATAGAGTTTGTGAGAAAGGTAGCGGCATTGCTCAAAGGCGAGAAAGCCTGCAATGAGTGCCCATAGTATGGCTGTCACCTAATACCCTTTGCCGAGTTTAGGATCTTAAAAAACTTACGACTCTTTAGGAATCGTAACCTCGAACCCCGGAAAAAATACGGTGATTGGATTACTATTGACTGCTGGATCACTTAGAACGGCGCGCACCTGCGCTGCGATCTCCGATCTATAGGTTTCGATTCTAGGTATTAGCGTATAGATATCGGTCGTATCAATAACTACCGTTCGCACCTGATTCACATCGAAAGGAAGCTTGTCGACTTTTCTGCATATCTGTATAACCGGCAGCTTACAGGCATGTCTAATAGCCATTTCATAAAAGGCGTTGGGATTCTGCCAAGATAGATCAACTATCGCTAGTCTTGAGCGCATTACATGCTCAAGGATTTGTGAGGTAATCATTCCAGCTTGGCCAATCATGTCAGCCCTCACAACCTCAAGGCCAGATTCGCTAAGAGCCGGCTCGACGATGGAGTTTAAAAATAAATCCGAATGTTTGCGAGTCTCTGAGTTCTCCTCGCCAATTGGAGCTATATAAAAGCACGTCTTGCTCCATTTGGTTTTCGCAGGAGTTTCGGTCGTTGCCGTACCCTTGTTGATCGTGGCGACGGTCGCCGCCTGACTAACTGGAACTACCGAGGCTGAGTCCGCGCCGCCTTCTTCCAGCACCTGATCAATAGGCACTAGCATTTCTGAACCGGCAATAGTCTGCATCGATCGTTCCGACGCCCCTGCCGACTACGCATTTGCGGGCGCGCTGCTCGAAGAGGCCGACGCCGCGCGGCTTCCCTCGCTGCCTTCAGGTTGGCGCAGCGCGGTGCGCTCGGAAGCGACGGTAGAGATTGGGCAACGATTCATCGCGGAGGGAGCGGCACTGGCGGTCGCCGTGCCGTCGGCAATCCTGCTTGCGGGGTTTAACTACCTCATCAACCCACTGCACAGTCGTTTCGCCGCCCTCAAAATCGCCAAGACCTTCGAGCCGTTTGCCTTCGACGAACGCATCTTTACGTAACGACTACTTCCTACACTCGCGAAGAGTAGAGCGCGTGCTAGCGGGCTGCGCGTCGTCGGCAGGAGCGACGAAGAGACTGCTCGGCAACGTTGCCGTGCCGGTACTCCGCAAGATGAGCTGCTTGCATCCGAGGCCAACTGGCTTCTGGGGCCGAAGAGCGCGCTCTCCAGCGCAGGAGTAAGTGCCGTGGAAAAAGGTGTGACGCTCAAGGGTGACCGGCCGGCGACGGAGGCGCTGCGCGAGTGCCGAGAGTTGCTGCGCCATCTCGCACATCCGCACCGTCTTCGCGCGAATCCGCTTGCGAAACGCATCTGGTCTGCATGCGGTCTCGAGCTGAACCGGAACGCTGAGGCCGACCTTCTAAAGTGTTTGGAAGCATCAGTGCGCGTGGCGCTCAGTTGCGTTTCGCTGCGCCGGCGCATCATCGTCGAACGATGCGACTTGGCCGGCGAAGCGAACGCTCAGGTCGCGGCCGATCTGCACATCTCTCTGCGGCACCTCTATCGCGAGCGTAGCGCCGCCATCGCCCAAATAAGCTCGCACTTCGCCGAGGAACGAACGCAAGGCCGGGTGACCGCGCAGATTGCACCTGATACCCTTGCGCTTCAGCTCTCCCTCGCGGTGCGGCTGGAGCAGAATGGGCAGTGGGTAGCGGCGGCCGAAATGCTGGAGAGCCTGTCAGCTGAGTTGGACGACGTCTCAAGGCGTTGCCTGGTCGAGGCTCGGCTGACCGATCTCTACGCTACGGTCGATCGATATAGCCTTGCCGAAGAGCACATGCGCCGCGCCTTGGAACTATGCCATAGAGATGTTGGCCCCGCATGGTTGAGCGCGGAGACGGCCGTTTCAGCCGGGCGCCTCGCCATCGCAACCGGTGATTTTGCCACCGCGCAAGAGCTTGCCCGGCGGTGCTGCCTGGAGCTGCGATCGTGGACCCCGTCAAGCCGCGACCCACGCGTTGGTGATGCACTGCTCGGTGCTCTCAATCTCGCGAGCCTAATCTCCATTGGTCGTGGCGACGCCCGTACCACGGCAGCGCTCACCTCTGAGGCCTTAGCGCTCGCGCGACGGCTGCAATCTCCCAGCCCCGGGGCGTTAACCGACGTGCGCCTGTATGCGGTTGAAGCGGAGATACTTGCCGGAAACACGCACCGGGCCGAGGGTGGACTTTGGGCCTGCTACCAGTTTGCAATCGAGAGCGGGCAGACCCGTGACGCACTGAGCGTCGCGATTTTTATCGCCGGCTATCTGCGGTTGACGGCACGGTCCGATCAGTCGATCGGGTTGCTGCAACCATTAGCACACGCAGCCCGCAAGGTTGGAACCGGTGATGTGCTTGGCGGCTTCCTCATCGAGCTTGGGAGCGCCGCCGCCGATGTTCGAGACACGTCGCTCGCGCGCAAATGCCTAGCGGAGCTCAATAGCTTCGCTCACGTTAGCCCATGGATAAGCGCGCATGCCTATCTGCTGGAGGCGCGAACTGAGTTCGCCGACCGCCGCTTCGATCGTTCGCTGGCGGCCTCGGAGGCGGCGGAAAGTTCCTTCATCAGGATCGGAAGAGAGCGCCTCGTAGCCCCTGCCTTGCAGCTCCAGGCCGAGTCGCTGGCAGCGCTCGATGAAACCGCACGCGCGGCTCGAACGATGCGACTGGCGATCGAGAGATTCGAGATGATCGGCCAGCATTATCCGCGCCGCCTGGTCTCAGCGTATCTTACGATGGGCTCGTTGACGACTGACCCAGCGTTCAACGTGAAGGCTCGCAGGCTGCGCGCGGAGTTGGGAAGCTAAAGCACACGGTTCAAGCAGCCCGTCGTTGCGCTTGAACTGCTCACCGAGATGGCAGATTCTTTGGTCATCTTTGGTGACATCTCGCCGAGAAGAGCCGGCTCCAATACGGCCAATGCGGTTGCCCATGAATATCTCGAGTACGTTGAGGCGCGCCCTGGGTCTTGCCGCGACGATCGCGCTGCTCGTCGGCTGTAACGGCGGGCCGCTCTCGGTCCCCAGCTCGGGGGTAGCCAGTCCGGCGCACTCGACTCCGCAAGGGATTAGCTTCTCGACGCTAACGTCTCGCGACGCGTTCCCGAAGGCGGCGCATCTTGGTTATCGGCGGTCTTGGATTTCACCCGACGCCAAAAAGAAGCGGCTTCTCTATGTCTCAGACTGGTACATGAACGTCGTCGCCATCTTCGAGTTGCCGTCGGGCAAGCCGTTGGGACTATTGGCCAACGATCTCCATCAGCCCCAGGGCCTGTGCGCCGACGGCTCGCACGTGTTTGTCACCAGTACCGCCGCGAGTCAGATCTTGGAATACGACGCCGCTAGCGAGAAGCCGATAGCGACCCTCGCCGATCCGGGGCAGTTTCCCGTCGGCTGTTCGTACGACAAGACGACGGGCAATCTCGCGGTCGGCAACGTCGATAGTACGAGCGACGGCAAAGGCAACGTTGCCGTCTATGCCAAGGCGAAGGGCTCGCCGGCGACTGACACCTGCTCGAGCATATTCAGGTACTACTTCCCCGGATACGACGCCGAGGGCAACCTGTACATCGATGGTCAGACCAGCCTCTCGAGTGGCAGCTTCGCATTCTGCGGACTTCGCAAGGGGAGCCGTTCGATGCAGAACATCTCGCTCGATCAGAGCATCGACTACCCCGGGCAAGTCCAGTGGGATGGTACCTACGTAACCGTCTCCGACCAGAATAATTCCACCGTATACCGGTTCACGATCAAAGAAAAAAGGGGAGCCTTAAAGGGCAGTACGTCGCTTGAAGACGCGGATGACTGCACCCAAAATTGGATCGAAAAGAACACCGTGTACTGCCCAGCCTCCGGGAGTGCGGCAGCGCTCATCTACGGATATCCAGCCGGCGGCCCGCCGCTCAAGATCCTCCGGGGTATCTCGTGGCCGATCGGAGCGACCGTCGTACGATACAAAAAATAAGCTTTTCCAGCTAAACGAAGTGAGGGAAACCTTTCGATGAACGTCTCTAACATGCGCCTGTATGGCTTGGGCATTCTCGCGGCCGGCATGCTCGGCGGCTGTAGCGGGTTTCAGTCGGCGCCCACCACGGTGGGAGCCAGCCCTGCACAGGTGACTCGGGCGCTGCACCCGGATCACCGCGCGTCTTGGATCTCGCCCGACGCCAAGAACAAGAAGCTTCTTTATATCTCCGACGCAGGCTCGAATGACGTCGATATCTTCGCCCTGCCCTCGGGAAAGCCGGTAGGAACGCTGTCGGGCTTCAACGAGTCGTACGGCATGTGCAGCGAAGGCTCGCATATCTGGGTCGCGAATTTGCTCGCGTCGGAGATCGTCGAGTACAAGGCCGGCACCTCGACGCCGGTAGCGACGCTGCAAGACTCAGGCCAATACCCAGCGGGTTGTTCGTATGACAAGACCACCGGCAATCTCGCGGTGAGCAACGTCGAAAATACCCTCTACGGCGAAGGCAGCGTCGCGGTGTATGCAAAGGCCGCCGGCAAGCCGAAGACCTACACCTGCTCGGGCCTCTTCAACTACTGGTTCGTCGGCTACGATGACGCGGGCAATCTCTACGCCGACGGCAGCAGCGGCTCCGGCGGCAGCTTCGCATTCTGCGGTCTGCGCAAGGGAAGCAAGTCGATGCAGAACATCTCGCTCAACCGGAGTATCGAGTACCCCGGCCAAGTTCAGTGGGATGGTAAGTACGTAACCGTCTCCGACCAGAATACCAACACTATCTATCGCTTTACGATCGCGGGAGCGACGGGCTCTGAAAAGGGAAGCACCGCGCTCAAGGACGCGACCGACTGCGTGCAAAATTGGATTGAAAAGAACAAAGTGTACTGCCCGGCCGACGGTGGCGCCAAACCCCGGAGCGTTCTTCTATGCATATCCGGCGGGTGGCGCGCCGGCGAAGATCATCACCGGTCTCGACTCGCCGATCGGCGCAACCGTAGCCAAGTAAAAAATCGAACGAATTTCTTAGGCGGTGGGTCGCTACGCCGGAACGGGCAACGACAACGCAAGGTCGCGATGGCTGCCGCGGAGCACGTCGCGGCGTAAGATTAGCTAACTACGGGAGCTTGCACCCGAGCGCGGCGGAGCTTCTGCCGGCAGTGCGACTGGAGGGCGTTTTCCCAGCGGTACTGAAGGCGCGACGCATATGCCGAAAGCCGTGCAGCTTTCCGCCTACGGCGGACTCGAACGACTCAAAATCGTGGATGTCACGAAGCCCGAACCGAAGGCGGGGGAGATCGTCGTACGCGTCGTCGCCGCGGGCACAAATCCGGGCGAGATCGCGATTCGCGAAGGTCATCTCAAGGATGTCTTTCCGAGCGACTTTCCGTCTGGTCAGGGGACGGATTTCGCGGGACGCATCGACTCGATCGGCGCGGGCGTCACCGGCTTTGCCGTAGGGGACGAGGTGCTCGGCTGGTCTGACGAACGTTCGGCGCAGGCCGAGTACGTCGCGAGCACGCCGTTGCGGCTCATCCCGAAGCCGCCGTCGCTCGACTGGTATCGCGCCGGAAGTCTGTTTGTCGCCGCGACGACCGCGGTGGCCGCTGTGCGCGCCGTCGCGTTGCGACCGGGCGACGTCGTGGCGGTGGGCGGCGCGGCCGGCGGCGTCGGCTCCTTGGCGGTCCAGCTCGCGCGGCGCGCGGGCGCGCGCGTCACCGGCATCGCAAGCAACGACAACGCGGACTTCCTGCATTCAGTCGGAGTCGAACCGGTCGCGTACGGCGATGGCCTCGCAGAACGCTTGCACGCCCTTTCGCCGAGGGGTTTCGATGCATTCATCGATCTCTTCGGCAGCGGCTATGTCGACCTGGCCGTCGCCCTAGGGGTCGCGCCCGAGCGCATCGAGACGGTCATCGACTTCACGGCGGCGGAAAAATACGGCACTAAGGCCGACGGTTCGTCGACGGCCGCCAGCCGCGAGACGCTCGCGTCGATTGCCAACCTCATCGCGTGGGGCGAGCTGGTCATGCCGCTCGCAGCGATCTATCCGTTCGCAGCCGTCAAGGACGCCTACACCGAACTCGCTCGTCGAAAAGCCCGCGGCAAAATTGTCCTTGCGCTCGATGCAAGCGTGTCTGAGCCGCTCCACCCGCCGCGTGCTGAAGAGTAAGCCGCTTAACTCGGTCTGCCTGCGGCGTTTTGACAAGGTGAGACCGCCTCTGATAGTCTAGACAAATGGCATACCCTGACGTGTCATCTGTCAAGCGCGGGGGCGCGCGAACGCTCATTCGTGACCTTCTGCGCCAAGGGAAACCCAGTGATGATGCGATCATCGACGCGGTTGGCCGAGGTCTGCCCCCGTCGGCGCTCGACGACCTTCTCGATGCCGGGCTCTCCGAAGACGAGGTCGCCGGCGTAATCGGATTCTCCGTGCGCACGCTGCACCGCAAGCGCGATCGCGGCGTGCGGCTCGACGTCGCCGAAGGTGATCGCGCGGTCCGGCTGGCCAGGATTCTCGCCGAGGCCGACCTCTATATCGGTGCGCGAGGCCGCGCGCTGCACTGGCTGCGAGCAGGGAACTGGAGCCTCGGCGGCCGCACGCCGTTAGAATTGCTCGCCACCGAGCCGGGCGTGGAAATGGTACGCCAGGTCCTCGCCACGATCGCGTACGGCGGCGTTGCGTGATCGAGGTGTGGCGATTGGTGCGCACGCACTTTTGCCCGACGCCGGCGTCGGCCTTTAGTGGAGACGGCGCGGCAATCGCCGGCGGCCGTTGGAATCGCAAAGGAACGCGCGCCGTCTATGCGTCATCCTCGAGATCGCTTGCGATCTTGGAGATTCTCGCGAGCATCGATCGTTCCGACGCACCTGCCGACTACGCATTTGCGGGCGCGCTGCTCGAAGAGGCCAACGCCGTGCGCCTTCCCTCGCTGCCCTCGGGCTGGCGCAGCGCTGTGCGCTCGGAAGCGACGGTAGAGATCGGGCAACGATTCATCGCGGAGGGATCCGCACTGGCGCTCGCCGTGCCGTCCGCAATCGTGCCTGCGGAATTTAACTACCTCATCAACCCCCTGCACAGCCGTTTCGCCGCCATCAAAATCGCCAAGGCCTTCGAACCGTTTGCCTTCGACGAGCGCATCTTCACGTGACGACGGCCGGCGGCATGACACTTGACGACGCGCTGAACCATCACTTCGGGTACCAAACGTTTCTGCCGCTGCAGCGCGAAATTGCCGAGGCAACCCTTGCCGGCCGCGACGCGCTCGCGCTGCTGCCGACCGGCGGCGGGAAATCGTTGTGCTATCAGTTACCCGCGCTTCTGGAAGACGGCTTGACGTTAGTCGTCTCGCCGTTGATCGCGCTGATGAAGGACCAGGTCGACGCCCTCGAGGCCAACGGGATCCCCGCGACGTTCCTTAACAGCTCGATCGACTCCGTCACGGCTGCGCAACGGCTGGAGGGGCTCGATCGCGGCGAGTACCGGCTGCTCTACGTCGCACCCGAGCGCATCGTTCTCTCCGGCTTTCTGGCCGGTTTGCAGCGCTGGAACCTCCGCCGCATTGCCGTCGACGAAGCGCACTGTATTAGCGAGTGGGGTCACGACTTTCGTCCGGAGTACCGCCGCATCTCCTCTTTACGCGCACTGCATCCGGAGGTTCCGATCCTCGCGCTCACCGCGACGGCCACCCAGCGCGTGCGCGACGACATCGAGCGTTTTCTCGAGCTGCGCAGCCCGGAGCGCTTCGTCGCGAGCTTCAACCGGCCCAACCTCCGCTACAGCGTCTTCGAGAAGCGCGAGGCCGTGGGTCAGCTGGTCGCCTGGGCGCAAGCGCGCTCGACCGAGAGTGGGATCGTCTACGCGCAGAGTCGCGACTCCGTCGAGCAGCTCGCGCGCAAGCTTTCGGCGAGCGGCATCTCGGCCTTGCCATACCACGCGGGCCTGTCGTCCCGAGAGCGATCGCGCAACCAAGAGCTCTTCATTCGCGACGAGGTCCGGGTGATCTGCGCGACCATCGCCTTCGGCATGGGCATCAATAAGCCCAACGTGCGCTATGTCGTCCACTTCGACGTTCCCAAGAACTTGGAGGGCTACTATCAGGAGACCGGGCGCGCCGGTCGCGACGGGCTGCCCAGCGAGTGCGCCTTGTTCTTGAGCGGTGGCGACGCTGCCAAGCAGCGATTCTTCATCCGCCAAATCGCCGACGACAAGGAGCGCGCTCAGGCAGAGCGTCTGCTGCGCCAAATGCTGGACTTCGCCGCAACCCCGCTCTGCCGCCGAGCGCATCTGCTGCAGTACTTCGGTGAAGAGCAGGTCGCGCAGAACTGCGGCAGCTGTGACAACTGCCTGCAGCCGGTCGAGCAGATCGATGGCACGCTGCTCGCCGCTAAGATGCTCTCCTGCGTCTACCGGGTACGCGAGCACCGGGGATTCTCGACCGGAGGGCATCACGTGATCGACGTCCTACGCGGTGAGCGCAGCGAAAAGGTACTCTCGTGGGGGCACGAGCGCTTGTCGACGTTCGGCATCGGAAAGGATCAGAGCAAAGAGCAGTGGATGGCCGTGCTCTCCGAGCTTCTGCGGACCGGCTGCATTGAGGAGGGCGAATACCGCACAGTCGTGCTAACAGAGGAGGGGCGACGTGCACTCAAAGAGCAGCGTGAGTTTTTCTTCGCGATGCCGCGGGCGGTCCTTAAGGGGAAGAAGCGCCGCGGCCGCAAAGCCGCTGGCGAAACCGTCACCGCGACCGGCGACGAAGCGCTATTCGAAAGGTTGCGCGCGCTGCGCAAGCGGTTGGCCGACGAACAGGGCGTTCCGCCCTATGTGATCTTCTCCGATGCCACGTTGCGCGAGATGGCGGCGAGCCAGCCATCGACGCTCACGGCCTTCCGGCAGATCGGCGGCGTCGGCGACGTCAAACTCGAACGCTACGGCGACATCTTCCTAGAGGCAATCCAAAGGCAGGGCGAACGCACGATTCCCCAGGACGAAGCCGTACGGGGGCAGTAACCTCTGCGTACGATTCTTCACGGATGTGGGGCGAGTTGGGGATCGATCCAAAACCCCGGCAAATTGAACTGGGGCTTGACTATATGGCCTTTCGCGGGCGACCGCCTTTCACTCCGTTGATTCTGGCGGCCGTGGCCTTCGCCGCAGATTTGCTTTCGCCGGCGTGTCGCGCAAGTTCGGACATCCAACGCTTTCCTCCGTAGACCCCGTGCAGCAGCGACACTATCGTGAAGTCGGCGTCCAGTTCGGGCCAGCTCACGACGGTTCCCTTCGCGTCAATGCGTGCACGCCGAAGCTGTGCGGGTGACGCAGCGCGCAGTCCCTGAAGAAGCCGCCGGGGTATGATCAGCGCCGCGCCGTTGTTCATCTCGATGAGCACTGCACCTCGGGAGGGCAGGAAACGCACCGATGTCGCAAGCGGCTCCGCGCGTAGGCGCTTTTCGCGGCGTCGATAGGCGGCATCAATCTGCACATTCGTGAGCGGCCGGCGAGCCTTTGTCGAGTTCATCAGCAATACCGTTCCCAAAGTTCC
Proteins encoded:
- a CDS encoding aldo/keto reductase family oxidoreductase, giving the protein MRRHGAVGSFRLGGRSVKRLGYGAMQLAGPGVFGSPSDSDDALAVLREAVASGVNHIDTSDYYGPHVTNQLIREALHPYPEDLTIVTKIGGRRGEDGSWLPAMTPAGLTSAVHDNLRNLELDVLEVVNLRIMGRGHGPSEASIEEPLTALLELQAAGLIRHIGLSNVTAAQIEQGRRMAEIVCVQNNYNLAHREDDAIIDALAEDGIAYVPFFPLGGFTPLQSSTLSDVAERIGATPMQVALAWLLQRSPNILLIPGTSSLAHLRENLDAGEIKLSADDIAELDGIAGE
- a CDS encoding RES family NAD+ phosphorylase, with product MLEEADAARLPSLPSGWRSAVRSEATVEIGQRFIAEGAALAVAVPSAILLAGFNYLINPLHSRFAALKIAKTFEPFAFDERIFT
- a CDS encoding NADP-dependent oxidoreductase, yielding MPKAVQLSAYGGLERLKIVDVTKPEPKAGEIVVRVVAAGTNPGEIAIREGHLKDVFPSDFPSGQGTDFAGRIDSIGAGVTGFAVGDEVLGWSDERSAQAEYVASTPLRLIPKPPSLDWYRAGSLFVAATTAVAAVRAVALRPGDVVAVGGAAGGVGSLAVQLARRAGARVTGIASNDNADFLHSVGVEPVAYGDGLAERLHALSPRGFDAFIDLFGSGYVDLAVALGVAPERIETVIDFTAAEKYGTKADGSSTAASRETLASIANLIAWGELVMPLAAIYPFAAVKDAYTELARRKARGKIVLALDASVSEPLHPPRAEE
- a CDS encoding antitoxin Xre-like helix-turn-helix domain-containing protein — protein: MSSVKRGGARTLIRDLLRQGKPSDDAIIDAVGRGLPPSALDDLLDAGLSEDEVAGVIGFSVRTLHRKRDRGVRLDVAEGDRAVRLARILAEADLYIGARGRALHWLRAGNWSLGGRTPLELLATEPGVEMVRQVLATIAYGGVA
- a CDS encoding RES family NAD+ phosphorylase, which encodes MRTHFCPTPASAFSGDGAAIAGGRWNRKGTRAVYASSSRSLAILEILASIDRSDAPADYAFAGALLEEANAVRLPSLPSGWRSAVRSEATVEIGQRFIAEGSALALAVPSAIVPAEFNYLINPLHSRFAAIKIAKAFEPFAFDERIFT
- the recQ gene encoding DNA helicase RecQ produces the protein MTTAGGMTLDDALNHHFGYQTFLPLQREIAEATLAGRDALALLPTGGGKSLCYQLPALLEDGLTLVVSPLIALMKDQVDALEANGIPATFLNSSIDSVTAAQRLEGLDRGEYRLLYVAPERIVLSGFLAGLQRWNLRRIAVDEAHCISEWGHDFRPEYRRISSLRALHPEVPILALTATATQRVRDDIERFLELRSPERFVASFNRPNLRYSVFEKREAVGQLVAWAQARSTESGIVYAQSRDSVEQLARKLSASGISALPYHAGLSSRERSRNQELFIRDEVRVICATIAFGMGINKPNVRYVVHFDVPKNLEGYYQETGRAGRDGLPSECALFLSGGDAAKQRFFIRQIADDKERAQAERLLRQMLDFAATPLCRRAHLLQYFGEEQVAQNCGSCDNCLQPVEQIDGTLLAAKMLSCVYRVREHRGFSTGGHHVIDVLRGERSEKVLSWGHERLSTFGIGKDQSKEQWMAVLSELLRTGCIEEGEYRTVVLTEEGRRALKEQREFFFAMPRAVLKGKKRRGRKAAGETVTATGDEALFERLRALRKRLADEQGVPPYVIFSDATLREMAASQPSTLTAFRQIGGVGDVKLERYGDIFLEAIQRQGERTIPQDEAVRGQ
- a CDS encoding DUF2442 domain-containing protein; translation: MNSTKARRPLTNVQIDAAYRRREKRLRAEPLATSVRFLPSRGAVLIEMNNGAALIIPRRLLQGLRAASPAQLRRARIDAKGTVVSWPELDADFTIVSLLHGVYGGKRWMSELARHAGESKSAAKATAARINGVKGGRPRKAI